Within Buteo buteo unplaced genomic scaffold, bButBut1.hap1.1 HAP1_SCAFFOLD_101, whole genome shotgun sequence, the genomic segment acccttgcctctgcacagatggctgtggctgcggggctgcctttgcaggcagccaccccaccggcatttgctcaagggaggaggcagccagggacctctgagcagccaagctcggataggccggcaaggctgcagccggcttgccaacacagcgcaccttctcggtcacctccagcatggcctggagcgggagcaggtcctcgtcgggtgggctcagcaggtttggcccaaggcagatggccaggttgctgcagctcatcctgctggtggctgcgttgcggccgatgtgctggaggagggacagcagccgcttgaggaggaagaggttggctgcaggcaacttctcggccaccctgagggaacagggacACTAGGttgacaaagcagattttgcccAGGCCTGTTGtccaaggcaggggggagccagcggctgagttgcccagctttccaggtgctctcagccagcggccagggctcctgctcaacaggcaggctgctgcccgcacttacgctttcagctcggagaccttctcctccttgctggtcctctccatggctgccatccagtcctcgtagaggtgggtcaccagcagcttgtcggggatgcttcggaggaagtcctgcaatgccaagggctctgggtgagcctttgaagtttccaggccggccaggagctcctccagccgcaggtcagaagcgctcaccttcaagacggCGGCCAGCAGGAGTGCAGGCTGGTTGCCCAGGTCGACATCGGCGTCGCggtccagggcctcccgcagctcccgaaGTTCCATCCCGCTGGCAGCTTTGCGGAATATCCCCTCCGTCGACGGTCCTTCCCggcgcaggacagccagcagctcctgcaggagaggcaggaggacagttgcttggccgaggagctgccttccgacagcggtggccagagcactgccccagagcgggctccttgctgggggtgaagagcccaagccGCCATccccgcagctcctggggacgCCCGTGTCCCCTGTggagcagccggagggagggcTCCTACTGCCTCTAGGGAgcatctggagggctggggacccccccggccaggctggcttacctggatgggccggggcagggagccgtcctccccgcagagggctgccaggggctggccaaagagcgcactgctgcagccagagcccacctgccctggcgcctgggcagcggccggggtcctccgatgagcaaagggccagggcagccccctcctcttcctcctcctgctgctgctccctcctgctgcaaaggaaagccgaGCAAGAGCCCGTCAACGGAGCCCGCCAGGCCAGCGCTCccggggcctgccctgcccacagcgtggtgctgagcggtgcagcaggacgggcagggagccagcagctggacctcTGAGCTccggctcagcagctccagttgggaggctcctgagagccggcacgccaccaggagaggagagcctggcccagccctcgccctgtcctcctccaagctgtgggcagcagcagaggctccgtgtccccgcagaaccacgtccagcggccgctgcccagcgggtgtccatccttccttcctcctggaggtgacatcctgcctcgggctgcccaacctgcatggcgacactcgagggacaagtgagcacagctccagcgctTGCAGGAGCTTACCGTTCTTCCCGAAACTCACCCGGTGCGTGGCAAAGTCCCCCTCCGCTGCTTGGCGGGACCATCggaggcccttgcttgggaccagcctgcaagaaccaggctgcgctcagagagcagccccgcggcgcaAAGGGCCGCTGGCGAGCTGccagccggcaccggcagcctgagcgtggcagagccgggaccctctgccctcccgggctctctgccccgcggggcaggtttccccccagcaccgctgGCCAGGATGTGCCGGCATTCCCGgcggctccccaaccctctccgctccccgagtggcaccaccctcccctccatccctcaccccactggccgcacgtgccggcacagccagaggcgggcgaaaggcagcccttctcacctcggcctggccctccatcagcctctccaggctcccggcactgaatgtcctccactgggcaagagagaaggagcggaggcaggtgagcagcgatgcctctgccgctcgctcggctggaggaccagggctcgggggcagagcccagaccgggcaggcactcacggcgtggcggcggcccagctccttctccaggagcctgATGGATGGGACAGGCGTCACCCgggctctcttggctccttctggtgtcctgtgcaccgggaagggacagggagagagctggctgagccccaagccgcctcttctccctcctgcggcagctctgcctgagcgagagctgccggcagccacgggggcacctctccccagctgaggagctgcgttcccccgtccggctgcacctgcagcatccccgcagcttaccccagcagcgtgcccacccacagctccttc encodes:
- the LOC142027984 gene encoding T-cell activation Rho GTPase-activating protein-like, with the translated sequence MELRELREALDRDADVDLGNQPALLLAAVLKVSASDLRLEELLAGLETSKAHPEPLALQDFLRSIPDKLLVTHLYEDWMAAMERTSKEEKVSELKAVAEKLPAANLFLLKRLLSLLQHIGRNAATSRMSCSNLAICLGPNLLSPPDEDLLPLQAMLEVTEKVNTLALFMIENCGDIVGEEVAGRSCPSAGESPAPTDGATDLPLEEQSGPAGRGDQGHQAEAILHASPSLGVLKGAGGDMVAESKTTEAPPALPPATLESTAEPLLRPQQLGSLSEERR